From Aquificota bacterium, one genomic window encodes:
- a CDS encoding transporter — protein sequence MKKVLVVSTLAVGLSFAHHGVASLGSVGLEGPGAPLETSSSATIPEGKWLLYLKLDHVKWKRYSFSEFPDQKDSYHFWTYGIGYGLRPWLSLYLFLPYYTKKEIKSKDGGFYSYTNSGFADLSLMAVFGFKYDKGFKLVPRQESLDDLMDWHFTLYGGISLPTGNPNKYDRSRDPKGEFEPDMSTGFGKPSITLGFTATKQLVRFPRLTFVFDTNYIKFFEHTYNYTEDGRRKKYKFGDEFRLNTALAYRFYEDMDRKLRLDALLEANFQHNQRDKEDGVKQSASGGSILYGVGGIRLYYKSMSLGAGIKVPLWKRLNEEGQQQGSEGKESYRLILTLSTLF from the coding sequence ATGAAAAAGGTGCTGGTAGTATCTACCTTAGCTGTAGGCCTTTCTTTTGCTCACCATGGCGTTGCCTCTTTGGGTAGCGTTGGTTTGGAAGGCCCTGGCGCACCCCTTGAAACCTCAAGCTCTGCCACCATTCCAGAAGGTAAATGGCTCCTCTACCTTAAGCTTGACCATGTCAAATGGAAAAGGTACAGCTTTTCAGAGTTTCCAGACCAAAAGGACAGCTATCACTTTTGGACCTACGGCATAGGCTATGGTCTAAGGCCATGGCTCTCCCTCTACCTTTTCCTCCCTTACTACACAAAAAAGGAGATAAAGTCAAAGGATGGTGGCTTTTATTCCTACACCAACTCGGGCTTTGCGGACCTATCCCTCATGGCTGTCTTTGGCTTTAAGTACGATAAAGGCTTTAAGCTTGTTCCAAGACAGGAAAGCCTTGATGACCTTATGGACTGGCATTTTACCCTATACGGTGGTATATCTTTACCAACGGGCAACCCTAACAAGTATGACAGGTCAAGGGATCCAAAGGGAGAATTTGAACCCGATATGTCCACAGGCTTTGGCAAGCCTTCCATAACACTGGGATTTACGGCAACAAAACAGCTTGTCAGATTTCCAAGGCTTACCTTTGTTTTTGACACAAACTACATAAAGTTCTTTGAACACACCTATAACTACACAGAAGATGGAAGAAGGAAAAAATACAAGTTTGGCGATGAGTTCCGACTAAATACGGCCTTGGCCTACAGGTTTTATGAAGACATGGATAGAAAACTACGTTTGGATGCACTCTTGGAGGCCAATTTTCAACATAATCAAAGAGACAAGGAGGATGGAGTCAAACAGAGTGCTTCTGGTGGTAGCATACTCTACGGAGTGGGTGGAATCAGGCTTTATTACAAAAGCATGTCCCTTGGTGCCGGCATAAAGGTCCCCCTATGGAAGAGGCTAAATGAAGAAGGCCAACAGCAAGGTTCAGAAGGCAAGGAAAGCTACAGGCTTATCCTTACCCTTTCCACCCTTTTTTAG
- a CDS encoding energy-coupling factor ABC transporter permease, with translation MHIPDGFLAPQVYIPAYLVDIGLLFYAFKRFKKNLKEETIPYLASLSAFSFIIMSIAIPLPGGTSVHGLGVASLSLLFGPWTAFLSISLVLFLQATIFGEGGITSFPINSLSIAFLGSLCAYYTYLIAKRYLEDKASLFLSGFLSTLMSAFAVALVLGIHPYLFKDPFGKPLYFPFKLSLVLPAVLFPHILVGIGEGILTIIIVRALRDRI, from the coding sequence ATGCATATACCCGATGGCTTTTTGGCTCCGCAGGTCTACATACCAGCCTACCTTGTAGATATAGGCCTTTTGTTTTATGCCTTCAAGAGGTTTAAAAAGAACCTAAAAGAGGAAACGATACCCTATTTGGCATCCCTGTCTGCCTTCTCTTTTATCATCATGTCCATAGCCATACCTTTGCCCGGTGGCACTTCCGTGCATGGCCTTGGTGTGGCAAGCCTTTCTTTACTCTTTGGCCCATGGACAGCCTTCCTCTCCATATCCTTGGTCCTTTTCCTACAGGCTACCATCTTTGGAGAAGGTGGTATAACAAGCTTTCCCATAAACTCCCTATCCATAGCCTTTTTAGGAAGCCTTTGTGCCTACTATACCTATCTCATCGCCAAAAGATACCTTGAGGATAAAGCCTCCCTTTTCCTTTCTGGCTTTTTATCAACCTTAATGTCTGCCTTTGCTGTAGCCCTTGTGCTTGGCATACATCCCTACCTGTTCAAAGACCCCTTTGGAAAGCCCCTTTACTTCCCTTTCAAGCTATCTTTGGTCCTTCCCGCCGTGCTTTTCCCACATATCCTTGTGGGCATAGGAGAGGGCATACTCACCATAATAATTGTTAGGGCCTTGAGGGATAGGATATGA
- a CDS encoding DUF4198 domain-containing protein produces MIALIFLLIFSLCLAHDLWLEKREGKMVLYYGHLEPKPGEEKFIKYKTENVLKALCFNKEGNGMKVAIKEDYPFSFPMACSAYYVLFSTGYWTKGVQGLKNLPKDRVESPLESWLSYESVKRIEEWSEAFKRPLTEDLEIVPLEDPFNLKLYDKVRLRVYYRGKPVKGVVVLHNNHVVGTTEEDGGINVRIKGKGLQRISTSIKERADGIKADYIIKSTSLIFEVR; encoded by the coding sequence ATGATAGCTTTAATTTTCTTGCTAATCTTTTCCCTCTGCCTTGCCCATGACCTTTGGCTGGAAAAAAGAGAGGGTAAAATGGTGCTTTATTATGGCCATCTTGAGCCAAAGCCAGGAGAGGAAAAGTTCATAAAATACAAGACAGAAAACGTGTTAAAGGCTCTTTGCTTTAATAAGGAAGGGAATGGGATGAAAGTGGCCATAAAGGAGGACTATCCCTTTTCCTTTCCTATGGCTTGCTCCGCCTATTATGTGCTTTTTTCCACAGGCTATTGGACCAAAGGAGTGCAAGGTCTTAAAAACCTACCAAAGGATAGGGTGGAAAGCCCTTTGGAAAGTTGGCTCTCTTATGAAAGTGTAAAAAGGATAGAGGAGTGGTCGGAGGCCTTCAAAAGGCCCCTAACGGAAGACCTTGAGATAGTGCCTTTGGAAGACCCTTTTAACCTTAAGCTATATGATAAGGTAAGGCTTAGGGTTTATTACAGGGGAAAGCCTGTTAAAGGTGTGGTGGTCCTTCATAACAACCACGTTGTTGGCACAACGGAGGAAGACGGTGGTATAAACGTAAGGATAAAGGGAAAGGGCCTTCAAAGGATAAGCACTTCCATAAAAGAAAGGGCGGATGGCATAAAGGCGGATTACATCATTAAAAGCACAAGCCTTATCTTTGAGGTAAGATGA
- a CDS encoding hydrogenase small subunit: METFWETFKRHGVSRRDFLRFATAITGLMGLSPSMIPEVVRALETKPRVPVLWIHGLECTCCSESFIRSATPLASDVLLSMISLEYDDTLSAAAGDAIERHREEIMKKYWGNYILAVEGNPPLGEDGMYCIIGGKPFLENLKETAKGAKAVIAWGSCASWGCVQAAKPNPTTAVPIHKVITDKPIIKVPGCPPIAEVMTGVIMHLALFDSIPPLDSQGRPKQFYGNRIHDTCYRRAFFNAGQFVERFDDDGAKKGWCLYKVGCRGPTTYNSCGNIRWYNGLSYPIQAGHGCIGCAEENFWDNGPFYERLTNIPVPKVEASPDKVGATLAAAAAAGAVAHGILSKVRNK; encoded by the coding sequence ATGGAGACCTTTTGGGAGACCTTTAAGAGGCACGGCGTAAGCCGGAGGGACTTTTTGAGGTTTGCCACAGCCATAACCGGCCTTATGGGCCTTTCACCCTCCATGATACCGGAGGTGGTAAGGGCCTTGGAGACAAAGCCCAGAGTTCCTGTTTTGTGGATACATGGGCTTGAATGCACATGCTGTTCTGAGTCCTTCATAAGGTCCGCAACCCCCCTTGCCTCCGATGTATTGCTTTCCATGATATCCCTTGAGTACGATGATACCCTATCCGCCGCCGCAGGCGATGCCATAGAAAGACATAGAGAGGAAATCATGAAAAAGTATTGGGGGAACTATATCCTCGCCGTTGAGGGAAATCCACCTTTGGGTGAGGATGGAATGTACTGCATAATAGGTGGAAAGCCCTTCTTGGAGAACCTTAAGGAAACGGCAAAGGGGGCCAAGGCTGTAATTGCTTGGGGATCTTGTGCAAGCTGGGGATGTGTGCAGGCTGCAAAGCCAAACCCAACCACCGCAGTCCCTATACACAAGGTTATAACGGACAAGCCCATAATAAAGGTCCCCGGATGCCCACCCATAGCGGAGGTTATGACGGGTGTTATCATGCACCTTGCCCTTTTTGATAGCATACCACCTCTGGACTCTCAAGGTAGGCCAAAGCAGTTTTATGGAAACAGGATACACGACACATGCTACAGGAGGGCCTTCTTTAATGCGGGTCAGTTTGTGGAAAGGTTTGACGATGATGGAGCCAAAAAGGGCTGGTGCCTATATAAAGTAGGATGCAGAGGTCCAACCACCTATAACTCCTGCGGTAATATACGCTGGTACAATGGTCTCTCTTATCCCATACAGGCTGGCCATGGTTGCATAGGCTGTGCGGAAGAGAACTTCTGGGACAACGGGCCCTTCTACGAAAGGCTTACCAACATACCAGTGCCAAAGGTGGAAGCAAGCCCAGATAAGGTGGGTGCCACCCTTGCAGCTGCGGCAGCTGCAGGTGCTGTTGCCCATGGTATTTTGTCCAAAGTAAGAAACAAATAA
- a CDS encoding ABC transporter permease: MIALVLLLVFLILSPIERKLKLLKHAFFSFFLFSFFISFSYLLFNQKALDYFLMINLRSFDLSLLTFIFLRMVNLYRAFDFSKTLSFLLVMAVGNAITYNRLLKDFKDAIRSRTLQKPERKTLVAFTKRLSLFFFEKSINTSREVQEAMRSRGFYND, encoded by the coding sequence TTGATAGCTTTAGTCCTTTTGCTTGTGTTTTTGATACTGTCCCCCATAGAGAGAAAGCTAAAGCTTTTAAAACATGCCTTCTTCTCCTTTTTCCTTTTTAGCTTTTTCATATCCTTTTCCTATCTTCTTTTTAACCAAAAAGCCCTTGATTACTTTCTAATGATAAACCTTAGGTCCTTTGACCTTAGCCTTCTCACCTTTATATTTTTAAGGATGGTTAACCTTTATAGGGCCTTTGATTTTTCAAAGACTTTAAGCTTTTTGCTTGTTATGGCTGTTGGCAATGCCATAACTTACAATAGACTTTTAAAGGACTTCAAAGATGCCATAAGGAGTAGGACCTTACAAAAACCCGAAAGGAAAACTCTTGTAGCCTTTACAAAAAGGTTGTCCCTTTTCTTTTTTGAAAAGTCTATAAATACATCAAGGGAAGTCCAGGAGGCCATGAGGTCAAGGGGGTTTTATAATGATTGA